From the Papaver somniferum cultivar HN1 chromosome 2, ASM357369v1, whole genome shotgun sequence genome, the window ATAATGATCAAATAGGTAGCTCTCAACCGAAACATGTCTTCACTAATTCTCCCCTCTTTACCcgttttcttttttaattattattatttgcaTCTCTCTCCTCTCTATTTATCTTTGTGAGAATGTTTCCTCCTTCACTGTTTCACCAATTTTGGCTATGGGTCCTCAATGTAATTTCAACCTAGATATTGTCCTAGAGCCTAGGCCTAAAAGTATGGTTTTTACTTGACCTTCTCTCATTCCTAACATACTCATTTTATCAGAAATAGCAATGGCTCATATATTGTATATCTAACCACACCCGCGGTATAATAGGAGAAACTAAATAATATACTCTCTAAGTAGGAGACATGATTCAAGAAAATCTGATGTTTCACTTTCACCACAAGCCCTTGGAAATCAAATCGATACAACAGGTAAAGGAATACAAACATGCATATACTTGGAAGCAAGAAATTTTGAAGTTAATTAAAAACCAAGTAGATGCAAATTGAATAGAAGAATACCAAACTTCAGGTGCCTGATATACTGATGCTGAAGTACCAAAGCACGACGCAAGCATGTCGGTATTGACTACACCTGGACTAACCGCCACAATTGCCATTCCTTCTGGTACCTCCTTTGCAACAGATCTGGTCATTCCCTCAATTGCCCATTTCGAAGCACAGTAGGGTGCAACCTATTTAAAAATTTCTTAGGCTTAAGCAGATAAAACAACTTCACACAATAAACACAAGGATAGTTACAGTAAGCAAGTATAATACCTGTGCAGCTCCAGACCTTCCCCAACCAGATGACATGTTAACAATAATCCCTTTCTTGATTTCAACCATATGTGGCATGAAGTGTCGCAAAATATTAGCTATCCCTTTTATATTGGTGTCTATCACAGCATCAAACTCTTCAGCTGGCACTTCCCAGATCCTGTTGTTTTTATTAATTGTGCCTGCATTGTTTACTAAAACAACGAGCTCCGAATTAGAAGTAATGGCCAATTTTATTGAATGCAAACTTATTGAGATTCGAGAATAAAAGTATTCAAAAGCAAACCAAAGAACTAAAAATCCTTTGAAGTATGAGCTATCAAACTTTGTCACAAGTGTTATTTTGTTGTAAATTTTGTGGTAACAAGGCCTCCATGATATCAAATACTTGATATCTATTCCTAAAGTGTAATGGCATGGACACGTTATTATTCCTAAACTGTAACAAAATGTCAGAATACTCAAGCATTTGCCAAATTCATAGTGCCCCATCACCCACTTGCCATTGGGTCGCGTACAGTTGTTCTTAGAGCATCTACATGGTATAGTGCACCAAATCTGCAAATAGAAATCTTAAACGCACAAAGCACAGACTCCAAAGTTCAATAATACCCATAATCCATAATTCATAAGCCAACAACATTCCATAAAAACTCTAAACCCTAAACCATATTTAGATTATATCCATAAATTGTAACTGACGTTGGATCTCTATTACTCCTAAACCTAAACAAACAAAACGCTAACTCCAAAATTTAATAATTTCCATAAATCAGACatgtttcaacaaaaaaaaaaaaagaataaattaggGCAAAGAAATGGAAGTATTACCTATAATATCAGGTAAACATTTAGATTCCATCACCAGTCTAGCTAATTCAGCAATACTACCATCTGATCTAACATCAGCTTTCATTAAAAGATGTTTAATTTCTCGAATTGGAGATGAAGTTTGTGCTGAAGAAGAAGTGAGTTCTGTTTGAAGTAAATCAAGTTTATCCTGAGAACGTGAACAACCAATAATAGTATGACCTCTTTTAGCCATTTCTAAAGCCAAGGCTTTACCAAGACCCTTACTTACACCTGTTATTAGTATAGTTTTTGATgaagatgctgctgctgctgctttatTCATCGCTGATACTACTGTTTTTGGTACTGGCGGTAACATTTTtcgagagagagagatagagaagcGAAGAGTGAAGAGGAGAGTGAGAAACAGGAATTTTGTAACTGGCTTCGGATTTTTATATGTTTACACTAGGTATTGCGCCCGCCTGCTGCCGGCGCTCATTTTCGAAAAGTTGTTCTATGTTTATATTAAAGATACTAAATAATAATAGAATTGAAGGTTAACTGAAAATAATAAGACAAATCCCTCAACTTTTTTAGAGTTTTGTATATTGTTCACCGTTTGGTCGGTCGATCAATATCTTTTCGTGCAATTTTAGTCCGTGGTCATAGAAGAACAGTTCCAATGTTTAGTTGGTcgtatcatattatagtgtgttagtttGTCGGGTCACAATAGCGTGTTTAATTAATTGGATCATAGTAGCCAAAAAGGATCGGGGTCTATGGCCCCAGCGGTGGAGAAATTTTAAAGGCAGAAATAGTGCCCACatttaaattagtgtgttagttaCTCCTGTCTATAATAGTCAGGAGCATGTTTAATTAGTCGGGAgcatatttaattagtcagtcaCAATTGGTCATGTCATATTATAGAGTGTTAGTTAGTAGGGTTacagtagcgtgtttaattagttggatcatagtagccgCAAGGGGCCGTGGCCTATGGTCCCGGCGGTGGAGAAATTTTAAAGGTAGAAGTAGTGCCCACATTAAAATTAGTGTTTAGATTAGTCATGTCTATAATAGTCGGGAGCATGTTTAGTTAGTCGGGGgcatatttaattagtcagtccCAATATtcagttggtcgtgtcatattatagtgtgttagtttGTCGGGTCACAGTAgcatgtttaattagttggatcacaGAAACCGGATAGggagaaaatttaaaggcagaTATAGTGCCCACATTAAAATTAGTGTGTTAGTTCGTCATGTCTATAATAATTAGGAGCATATTTTGTTAGTCGGGTCATAGCAGAACGGTCCCAATGTTTgattggtcgtgtcatattatagtgtgttagttggtcTTGTCTATAATAGTCGGGAACATATTTTCTTAGTCAGGTCATAGCAAAACGGTCCTAATATTTAGTTGATTTTTATAGTGTGTCAGTTAGTCGGGTcacagtagcgtgtttaattagttggaccaTAATAGCCGGACAGTTGGCCGGGGCCgcggtggagaaaatttaaaggaagattCGGTGCCCACATTAAAATTAGTATGTTATTTGGTCCTGTCTA encodes:
- the LOC113347391 gene encoding NADPH-dependent pterin aldehyde reductase-like encodes the protein MLPPVPKTVVSAMNKAAAAASSSKTILITGVSKGLGKALALEMAKRGHTIIGCSRSQDKLDLLQTELTSSSAQTSSPIREIKHLLMKADVRSDGSIAELARLVMESKCLPDIIVNNAGTINKNNRIWEVPAEEFDAVIDTNIKGIANILRHFMPHMVEIKKGIIVNMSSGWGRSGAAQVAPYCASKWAIEGMTRSVAKEVPEGMAIVAVSPGVVNTDMLASCFGTSASVYQAPEVWAPKAAAMILNLTPADNGASLTV